DNA from Paraburkholderia sp. BL10I2N1:
CACGCCGGGCATACACTCCGCCGCGCAGATCGCGGGCTGGAGGCAGGTGACCGATGCAGTGCACGCAGAAGGCGGTCGCATCTTCCTGCAGATCTGGCACGTTGGCCGACTGTCTCACCCTTCGGTGCAACCGAATGAAGCGTTGCCGGTCGCGCCGTCCGCGCTTCGGGCCGAAGGCGAAATCTTCACGGCCGAAGGGCTTATGTCGCTCGTGACACCGCGTGCACTTGAGCTGGAGGAAATCGCCGGTGTCGTGGCCGACTTCCGCAAAGCGGCGGAAAACGCGAAGCTTGCTGGCTTCGACGGCGTCGAGATTCACGCAGCGAACGGTTACCTGATTGACCAGTTCCTGCGCGACGGTACAAACGTGCGTACGGACGCCTATGGTGGCTCGATTCAAAATTGCGCGCGCTTCCTGAAGGAAGTCGTGGAAGCCGTCGTGCCGGTGTTTGGCGCCGACCGAGTAGGCGTTCGTCTGTCGCCTATCTTCAACGGCTTCTCGATGAGCGACAGCGATCCTGCAGCGACGTTCGGGTACGCCGCAGAACTGCTTGGTCAGTATGGGCTCGCTTACCTGCACGTGATGCAACTCGGCGAAGGGGAGTTCGACTTTAAGGCCCTGCGGCAGCGCTTTAACGGCACATACATTGCGAATGGTGGATACGATGCCGCACGGGCTGAATCGGCAATCGATGCGGGGGATACGGACCTCGTTTCGTTCGGCACTCTCTTCCTCGCTAATCCGGATCTTGTGAATCGCTTCCGCGCCGGATCGCCCCTCAACGAGGCAGACCGAACGACTTTTTATCAAGGGGAGGAACGGGGCTTCACCGACTACCCCGCGATAAACGCTGCCTGATAGACAGCGCGTCGAAAGCAAAAACGCCATCCGCGGTTGAATGGTCGGGTCGGGTGGCCGACCACGCTAGTCGCGAAACCATGCAAATGAGGATAGAGAACATGTCACGCACGATTCTCGTCACCGGCGCAACGAGCGCCATTTCGGCCGAAGTTATCAAAGGGCTTGTAGCCGCGAATGCAAAAGTTCGCGCGCTG
Protein-coding regions in this window:
- a CDS encoding alkene reductase, with product MSMTANSLDQLLSPVQVGAYKLRNRMVMAPLTRSRAGTGDAPTPLIAQYYQQRASAGLIITEASQISPQGKGYPRTPGIHSAAQIAGWRQVTDAVHAEGGRIFLQIWHVGRLSHPSVQPNEALPVAPSALRAEGEIFTAEGLMSLVTPRALELEEIAGVVADFRKAAENAKLAGFDGVEIHAANGYLIDQFLRDGTNVRTDAYGGSIQNCARFLKEVVEAVVPVFGADRVGVRLSPIFNGFSMSDSDPAATFGYAAELLGQYGLAYLHVMQLGEGEFDFKALRQRFNGTYIANGGYDAARAESAIDAGDTDLVSFGTLFLANPDLVNRFRAGSPLNEADRTTFYQGEERGFTDYPAINAA